CGTCAAAATATCGCACCGAAAATCGCGATTGCCATTGCCAAATACACCAACGAAAACAAGGTTGATATCTATAGCCTCAATGCCAACCAAGACACCTTTAACGAACTCGCTAAACAAGAGGTCAACAAGGTTTGGACAGGCCTCTACGGGATTGAAGCAACCAATATCTTGCTTGAAGACCTCAGCTACGACCAAGAAAGTCTAGATATCGTTCGCAAGCTTGATAGCGAGCTCGTGGCAATGAAGTACAACACGATTGAAATCGAAGAACGCCGTGCTCGTAACGAAGCGCTTATTGCTGCAGCTGCCAACGAAGGAAATGGCAATGGGATGAACATGTTTATGGGCATGAATCTTGGCCAAACTCTCGGTGGTCAACTAAGCCAACAAGTCCAAAATCAAGCACCTGCTCAAAACACTGGACAAACTGCCAGCAAGAATTTTTACATCGAAGTCGATGGAAAATACGTCCTCGTTACCAAAGACGAAGATGGAAATATCGTACCAGTCAACTAATTAAGCTCCTTCTGACATTTGAGTAATGTTGTCTTTTATGGTACAATAAAGAGTAAATTATTTTATTAAAGAGGTAAAAACATGATTGAAGCAAGTAAATTAAAGGCTGGTATGACCTTTGAAACAGCTGACGGAAAATTGATCCGCGTTTTGGAAGCTAGCCACCACAAACCAGGTAAAGGAAACACAATCATGCGTATGAAATTACGTGATGTCCGTACTGGTTCTACATTTGACACAAGCTACCGTCCAGAGGAAAAATTTGAACAAGCTATCATCGAGACTGTCCCAGCTCAATACTTGTACAAAATGGATGACACAGCCTACTTCATGAACACAGAAACTTACGACCAATACGAAATTCCTGTAGTCAACGTTGAAAACGAGTTGCTTTACATCCTTGAAAACTCAGAAGTGAAGATCCAATTCTACGGAACTGAAGTGATTGGTGTTACCGTTCCTACTACTGTTGAGTTGACAGTTGCAGAAACTCAACCATCTATCAAAGGTGCTACTGTTACAGGTTCTGGTAAACCAGCAACGATGGAAACTGGACTTGTCGTAAACGTTCCAGACTTCATCGAAGCAGGACAAAAACTCGTTATCAACACTGCAGAAGGAACTTACGTTTCTCGTGCCTAATCTCTAGAAAGAGGTCATTCTATGGGAATTGAAGAACAACTTGGCGAAATCGTTATCGCCCCACGTGTACTTGAAAAAATCATTGCTATTGCTACTGCAAAAGTAGAGGGTGTTCACTCTTTTTCAAACAAATCAGTATCTGACACCCTTTCAAAACTTTCACTCGGCCGTGGTGTTTATCTAAAAAACGTGGACGAAGAACTCACAGCAGATATCTATCTCTACCTTGAGTACGGAGTAAAAGTTCCTAAGGTAGCTGTTGCTATCCAGAAAGCTGTTAAAGATGCAGTCCGCAATATGGCTGATGTAGAACTCGCTGCTATCAATATTCACGTTGCAGGTATCGTCCCAGATAAAACACCAAAACCAGAATTGAAAGATCTATTTGACGAGGACTTCCTCAATGACTAGTCCACTATTAGAATCTAGACGCCAACTCCGTAAATGCGCTTTTCAAGCTCTCATGAGCCTTGAATTCGGTACGGATGTCGAAACTGCTTGTCGTTTCGCCTATACTCATGATCGTGAAGATACGGATGTGCAACTTCCAGCCTTTTTGACAGAGCTAGTTTCTGGTGTTCAGGCTAAAAAGGAAGAACTGGACAAGCAAATCACACAGCATTTAAAAGCAGGTTGGACCATCGAGCGTTTAACGATCGTGGAGAGAAACCTCCTTCGCTTGGGAGTCTTTGAAATCACTTCATTTGACACTCCACAGCTGGTTGCGGTTAATGAAGCTATCGAGCTTGCAAAGGACTTCTCAGATCAAAAATCTGCCCGTTTTATCAACGGACTACTCAGCCAGTTTGTAACAGAAGAACAGTAAATAGAAAAAGTGTTTGAAAATTATCAAACACTTTTTCTTTACTTCCTACCATCTAAAAATCAAATATTAAATATAAAATAAAATCGACGGAGCATAGGGAATAACATTATAGAAACTATGACAAACAATGGTAAATCGAAGACTACCCGTAACTCGATAAGCGACTGCAAATAGAAGACCAAGAATACTATAAATGATGAGACTGATGGGGTCACGATGAGATAGAACCAAGTGACTGAGCCCAAAGATGAAAGAAGACAAGATCACATCCAAATAAAACTCCGACTTCGGAAAGAAGGTATTCATAAAATAACCCCTATAGATTGTCTCCTCAACAACAGGTACAATCGAAATGTTAAAGATTAAAAATATAAGACTTGATAGAGTCGTTTCTCTCCCGTTTAAGTATAGTTCTGAAAGAAGGTCTTGGAAAATAAAGCTATGGTCAATCAATCGAATATTCTGCATTCTAAATCCATTTAAAAAAGAATAGATAAGGAAACAACCTACCAAGAAAGCGAGATAAGACCAGTGCCAATCCTTTTTGTCGAAGATAAAGAGCATCTTCTTCTTTTTCAACCACAAAACGAATAAAAAGAAAATAAGCAACACTTCTCCAACTAGGAAGATTATATAGCTGTCCATTCCTAAACCAAAGGTTCTAGCTAGAGTTATAGCCCCTAATGGCGTTAAATAAATGTACAGGAACATTAAAATCATACAGATTCCTAAATGTATTGTCTTTTTCATTCTTTCTCTCCTAATGGTAAACTCTCTATTAGGGCAATATAGAGGATAGACCATTGATTGTTTTTCTTATTTATCTAGAGTATTCATGTTTATCCATGCTCTATTATCAAAATAGCTAGAACAAAATGTTCTAGCTTTTAAATTTTCTTAGTATTTTCTAAAGCGTTGGTAACGTTCTTCGATAAGTTGGTCGAGTGGTAGTTCTTGCAACCTATCTAGTTCTGCACGCAATTCATTTTTAACGCAACCTAGCAGTTCTTTACTTGACAGCCCTGCTTCTGAGATTACCTTGTCTACGATTCCCATTTCTAGAAGTTCGTGTGAAGTGATTTTCATCAACTCCGCTGCTTCCATAGCACGACTTCCATCCTTCCAAAGGATAGAGGCAAAGCCTTCAGGGCTAAGAACGGCGTAGATTGAGTTTTCTAACATCCAGACACGGTTAGCTACGGCTAGAGCTAGGGCCCCACCAGATCCTCCTTCACCGATAATAATCGCGATGATTGGAACCTTGAGATCACTCATTTCCATCAGGTTTCGGGCAATTGCTTCACCTTGTCCACGTTCCTCGGCACCAACACCTGGGTAAGCACCCGCCGTATTGATAAAGGTCACAACTGGACGGCCAAACTTTTCTGCCTGTTTCATCAGGCGCAAGGCCTTACGATAGCCTTCTGGATGTGGTTGCCCAAAATTTCGTTTGAGGTTATCATGAAGACTCTTCCCCTTTTGGATACCAACGACAGTTACTGCTTGGTCACCTAACCAACCAATTCCACCGATAACCGCACCATCATCACGGAAAGAGCGATCTCCATGCAATTCGATAAACTCGTCAAAAATTCCATTGGCAAAATCAAGTGCAGTCAAGCGACTCTGCTCGCGTGCCTCTCTGACTATTTTTGCACTATTCATCCGCGACTTCCTCCATGCAATCTTACTAATTTAGCAATTGTTTCAGGCAATTCTCTCCGTTTGACAATTGCATCAACAAATCCATGTTCAAGCAGAAATTCTGCCTTTTGGAAGTCATCCGGTAAGGTCTCACGAACTGTATTTTCGATAACACGACGTCCAGCAAAACCAACCAAACTCTGTGGCTCAGCTAGGATAATATCCCCTTCCATAGCAAAAGAAGCGGTCACCCCACCTGTTGTCGGATCGGTTAAAATAGTTAGGTAAAAAAGTCCTGCCTTGGAATGACGTTGAACTGCCGCAGAAATCTTAGCCATCTGCATCAAGCTCATGATTCCTTCTTGCATACGGGCTCCACCAGAAGCTGTGAAGAGAACGACTGGCAAGTTTTCTACCGTTGCATACTCAAACAAGCGCGTGATTTTTTCACCCACAACGGTTCCCATAGAAGCCATGATAAAGTTTGAATCCATGATCCCAAGGGCAACTTTTTGTCCCTTGATGCTAGCTGTACCAGTCAGTACTGCTTCATCCAAACCTGTCTTTTCACGCATACTAGCTAGTTTTTTCTGGTAGCCAGGAAAGTTTAATGGATCTTGAGTTTCAATACCCGTAAACATCTCCACAAAGGTGTCAGAATCAATCGTCAAATCCAAGCGTTCCTGAGCTGAAATACGGAAAGTATAGCTGCAATGGGGACAAATTCGTTCGCTCCCAAGATCCTTTTGGTAAATGGTGTGTTTACAACCAGGACACTGGGAGAAGAGTTCATCCGGAACCTCAGGCTTGGCTTGTGGTTTCTGCCTTACGGAACGGTTAGGATTGATCCGAATATACTTATCCTTTTTACTAAATAGAGCCATAACTCCCCCTTTTAGTTCTCATACTATTTGAAAGTCTATTCTTTTTCTTGGTATTTTGGCAAGAAAGTTTCCATCAAGAAGGAAGTATCGTAGTCACCAGCGATAACTCGGCGGTCTGAAATCAGATCCAACTGGAAGTCTGCATTGGTTTGCACTCCTTCAATATCAAGTTCATAAAGTGCCCGTTGCATCTTCATAAGAGCATCAAAACGATTCTCCCCATGAACAATGATTTTAGCAATCATACTATCATAGTAAGGGGGAATGGTATAACCTGGATAAACTGCTGAGTCCACGCGCAAGCCAACTCCACCACTTGGTAGATAGAGATTGGTAATTTTACCTGGGCTTGGAGCAAAGTTAAATGCTGGATTTTCCGCATTGATCCGGCACTCGATAGCATGACCTCGTAGGACGATATCTTCTTGTTTGAAAGGTAAAGGTTGCCCGGCAGCAATGCGAATCTGTTCCTTCACGATATCAACACCTGAAACAAACTCTGTGACTGGGTGCTCCACTTGCACACGAGTATTCATTTCCATGAAGTAGAAATTGCCACTCGCTTCATCGAGAAGAAATTCAATCGTACCTGCATTTTCATAGCCTACAGATTCTGCTGCACGAACGGCTGCAGCACCAATTTCATTACGAAGGGTTTTGCCAATCGCAATAGATGGGCTTTCTTCTAAGACCTTTTGGTTATTCCGTTGAAGTGAACAGTCCCGTTCACCAAGATGGACAACATGACCCTCTTGGTCCGCAAGGATCTGAACCTCAATATGGCGAGCTGGATAAATCACACGCTCAAGATACATAGCGCCATTTCCAAAATTGGCCTTGGCTTCACTGGATGCTGTCTCAAAGGCTGCGACCAAGTCTTCTGCCTTTTCAACCTTACGAATCCCTTTTCCACCACCACCTGCCGATGCCTTAAGCATGACTGGATAGCCAATTTTTTCTGCAACTGCAAGCGCCTCTTCAGCCGTGTGAACTTCACCATCAGATCCTGGGATAACTGGAACCCCAGCCTTGATCATTTGCTCACGCGCATTGATCTTATCTCCCATGGTATCCATCACAGCACCAGAAGGGCCGATGAACTTAATTCCCACTTCATCACACATCGTGGCAAACTTGGAGTTTTCGCTAAGAAATCCAAAACCTGGATGGATGGCTTCTGCTTCTGTCAAGACTGCAGCAGACAAAATCGCATTGATATTGAGATAAGACTCTGTCGCCTTACCAGGTCCGATACAGATAGCTTCATCCGCTAGGAGTGTGTGAAGAGCTTCCTTATCAGCAGTTGAATAAACTGCCACGGTCGCAATGCCCAATTCACGCGCAGCTCGAATAATGCGAACCGCAATCTCACCACGGTTGGCAATCAAAATTTTACGAAACATGGAGATCCTCCTTAGTTTCCAATTGCAAAGGTAAGAGTACCACTCGCTGCAAGCTTACCATCTACTTCAGCCTTCGCTTCAACCACAGCAATCGTACCACGACGTTTAACAAAAGTAGCCGTCATGACTAATTGGTCACCTGGTACAACTTGCTTCTTGAACTTAACCTTGTCCATGCCAGCATAGAAGACCAGTTTCCCTTTATTTTCAGGTTTGGACAATTCCAAGACACCAGCAGTCTGAGCCAAGGCCTCCATGATAAGAACACCTGGCATGACTGGGTATTGTGGAAAATGACCATTGAAGAAAGGTTCGTTGATGGTCACATTTTTAATGGCAACAATGGTATCCTCGCTCACTTCCAAGACACGGTCCACTAGGAGCATGGGGTAGCGATGGGGTAGAGCTTCTTTGATTCCTTGAATATCGATCATTTGATGCGTACCAATCCTTTACCGAACTCAACCATTTCTTCATTTGAAACGAGAATTTCTGTCACCACACCATCCTTAGGCGCTGGAATCTCATTCATGACTTTCATGGCTTCGATGATCACCAAAGTTTGACCTTTTTTAACACTGTCTCCGACTGTGACAAAGGCAGGTTTATCTGGTCCAGCAGCCAAGTAAGCCACCCCTACAAGTGGACTTTCAACGACATCACCCGCTGGAGCAACCGTCGTTTCAGCTGGTGCTGGAGCTTCTTCCACTGCACTCTCAACTGGAGTTGAAGGGGCCGAAACTACTGGACTTGCAGCTACTGCAGCTGGCGCTGGAACAACTTGAGCTGGTACTTCAGAAGCCATTCTTGCTTCATTCTTACTGAACTGCAATTCGTCCGTTCCATTTTTATAAGAAAATTCTCTCAAACTTGATTGGTCAAATTGAGCCATCAAGTCCTTGATCTCATTTAAATTCATAATTATTTATTCTCCCAACGTTTGAAAGCAAGAACCGCATTGTGTCCACCAAAACCAAAAGTGTTTGAAATAGCATAAGGGATTTCTTGCTCCAATCCTTGTCCATAAACGACATTGGCTTCGATATAGTCTGACAACTCGCTTGTACCAGCTGTCATTGGTACATAGTTATGACGCATGGCTTCGATGGTAGCGATGGCTTCTACTGCCCCTGCAGCACCAAGCAAGTGTCCTGTAAAGGACTTGGTTGAAGATACAGGTACTTCTTTACCAAGGACAGCTACGATCGCACCACTTTCTCCTTTTTCATTAGCAGGAGTTGAAGTTCCGTGGGCGTTGACGTAAGCCACTTGCTCTGGAGAAATTTCTGCTTCTTCCAAAGCCAACTTCATAGCCTTAATCGCACCTTGACCCTCTGGATGAGGTGAAGTCATATGGTAAGCATCACAGGTATTACCGTAGCCAACTACTTCAGCCAAGATAGTTGCACCACGTTTTTCAGCATGTTCAAGGCTTTCAAGAACCAACATTCCTGAACCTTCTCCCATCACAAATCCGTTACGATCTTTGTCAAATGGGATAGAAGCACGAGTTGGATCCTCTGTAGTTGATAGGGCGGTCAAAGCTTGGAAACCAGCGATAGCAAAAGGAGTGATAGATGATTCTGATCCACCAACTAACATGACATCTTGGAAACCAAACTTGATAGAGCGGAAGGCATCCCCAATGGCATCGTTTGATGAAGCACAGGCTGTATTGATTGATTTACAGATACCGTTTGCTCCGAAACGCATGGCAACATTTCCTGAAGCCATATTTGGCAAGGCTTTTGGAAGTGTCATTGGTTTAACGCGTTTTGGACCTTTTTCATGAAGACGGATAACCTGATCTTCGATTTCTTTAATTCCCCCAATACCAGAAGCCACGATGACACCAAAGCGATCCTTATCGATTGCTTCTACATCAAGATTTGCATTTGTCACTGCTTCTTGAGCCGCATATAAGGCATACAAAGAATAGTTGTCAAAACGATTGGTATCTTTTTTGACAAAGTATTTATCAAATGGGAAATCTTGAACTTCTGCCGCATTGTGCACAGCAAATTCGCTGTGGTCAAACTTAGTGATTTCTCCAATTCCAATTTTCCCAGTTTGCAAACTGTTCCAAAATTCTTCTGGAGTATTTCCGATAGGAGAGGTCAATCCGTAACCTGTTACTACAACTCGATTTAGTTTCATCTGTCTTACCTATATCTTTCCTTATTTTTTACATGCTAAGTCCGCCATCAACAGCGAGAACTTGTCCAGTCAAATAATCCTGTCCAGCCAGGAACACTGTAGCATCTGCGATATGTTCTGCTTGACCAAAATGTTTCATTGGGATTTGGGCCAATGTCGCTTCCTTGACCTTATCAGACAAAACAGCAGTCATATCTGACTCGATCATTCCTGGTGCAAGAGCGTTTACGCGCACATTACGATTGGCAACCTCACGTGCAACTGACTTGGTAAAACCAATCAAACCTGCTTTAGAAGCTGCATAGTTGGCTTGTCCGATATTTCCCATCAAACCGACCACACTCGACATGTTGATAATCGCACCTTCACGTGCCTTGATCATCTGTTTCAAGACTGCTTGCGTCATGTTGAAGGCACCTGTCAAGTTGATCTTTATCACTTTTTCGAAGTCTTCTTCGGTCATCTTGAGCATAAGCGTATCTTGAGTGATCCCAGCATTGTTGACCAAGACATCGACAGAACCGAGTTCCGCAATCGCTTGATCTACCATACGCTTGGCATCTGCAAAGTCTGAAACATCACCTGAAATCGGTACTACTTTGACGCCGTAGTTTGAAAACTCAGCCAGCAATTCTTCTGAGATTGCTCCGCGACTATTCAAAACTACATTAGCGCCTAGTTGGGCAAATTTGTGAGCAATGGCAAGTCCGATACCACGACTTGAACCTGTTACAAAGACATTTTTGTTTGTAAGTTGCATTCTATTTCTCCTATTTCCTGTTGTATTTTGTGGGAGAAGGGATCATTAGTTTCCTAACAAAGCATCCAAGCTTGCTTGGTCTTCAACGTTAGCTAGCTGAGCTGTTTTATCAATTTTTTTGACAAAGCCTGATAGGACCTTGCCAGGACCAATTTCAATAAAGTTGGTTACCCCAGCATCCTGCATCACAGCAATACTTTCATAAAAACGAACAGGTTCTTTGACCTGACGCGTCAAAAGCTCTGGGATTCGATCTTTTTCCATAACAGCAGCTTCCGTATTGCCAACTAGTGGGCAAGTAAAATCAGCGAAACTCACTCCCTCAAGGGCTCCAGCTAGTTGCTGACTGGCTGACTCAAGAAGGGCCGTATGAAAAGGACCAGATACATTTAAAGGAATCAATCGTTTAGCTCCTGCTTCCTGCAAGAGTTCAACTGCTCGGTCAACCGCAGCCACCTCGCCACCGATAACGATTTGGCTTGGGGTGTTGTAGTTAGCTGGAGTCACTACTCCAACTTTAGAGGCTGTTTCACAAGCTTCCTCAATCACTTCAACTGGAGTATTAAGAACGGCAACCATCTTTCCAGATCCTGCAGGTGCAGCCTCTTCCATATAAGCCCCACGCTTAGCAACCAAGGCAACTGCATCCTCAAAGTCCAAGGCACCACTTGCTACAAGAGCTGAATATTCTCCGAGGGACAGTCCTGCCACCATGTCTGGCTGATAGCCTTTTTCTTTCAATAATCGGTAAATAGCAACGGATGTAGCTAGAATAGCTGGTTGCGTGTAGCGAGTCTGGTTTAACTTGGTTTCTTCCTTATCAATCAAGTCACGAAGGTCATAACCCAAAACCTGACTGGCTTGGTCAATTGTTTCCTTGACGATAGGGTAGCGATCATAGAGATCACGCCCCATTCCTAGATACTGAGCACCTTGACCTGCAAATAGAAAGGCTTTTTTAGTCATTTCTTACAACTCCTGCCCAACGAGAGGCTTCTTCTTGAATTTTTTTGGCTGCGCCATAGTATAGATCTTTTAGAATTTCTTCGACAGTTTCCTCTTTAGAAACCAAACCAGCGATCTGACCTGCCATGACAGACCCACCTTCTACATCTCCATGAACAACGGCTTTAGCTAGAGCACCAGCTCCCATTTGTTCAAAGATTTCTAAATCAGGATTTTCTTGTTTAAAGGCATCTTTTTCAGCCTGCTCAAAGTCACGTGTCAACTGATTTTTAATGGCACGAACAGCATGTCCAAAGTGTTGAGCGGAAATAGTCGTATCGATATCACGCGCTTTTAAGATTTTTTCCTTGTATTTTGGATGGGCGTTAGATTCCTTAGCTACTACGAAACGCGTACCAACTTGAACAGCCTCAGCACCAAGCATAAAGCCTGCAGCAACACCTTCACCGTCCGCAATTCCTCCAGCTGCGATAACTGGAATTGAAACAGCTGCAGTAACTTGGCGAACCAAGGTCATCGTTGTTAATTTACCAATATGTCCACCGGCTTCCATTCCTTCTGCAATAACTGCATCTGCACCAATTTTTTCCATGCGTTTTGCCAAAGCAACACTTGGAACAACGGGAATAACTGTAATTCCTGCATCATGGAAACGAGTCATGTATTTACTTGGATTTCCTGCACCAGTTGTAACAACCTTGACCCCTTCTTCAATCACGAGATCAACGATGTCTTCTACAAAAGGTGACAAGAGCATGATGTTGACACCAAAAGGTTTGTCCGTAAGTGATTTGATTTTATCGATATTAGCCTTTACGACCTCTTTAGGTGCATTCCCACCACCGATAATCCCTAGACCACCAGCTTTTGATACTGCACCAGCCAAGTCACCATCCGCAACCCAGGCCATTCCTCCTTGAAAAATAGGATAATCAATGTTCAATAATTCTGTAATACGTGTTTTCATAGTGCCTCCATCATTCCTTGCTTACGTAATAGTTCGATGAGTTTATCATTTGAGTTTCAAACTATTACCTAAACAAGAGGGAGTGGGTTTCCCCTACTCCTTCTAGTAATATGTTAATTATTTTGTTTGCTCTTCAACGTAGGCAACCAAGTCACCAACTGTTTTCAAGTTATCTTCTGCTTCGATTTGGATATCGAAAGCATCTTCGATTTCAGAGATTACTTGGAACAAGTCCAATGAATCTGCATCCAAATCATCAAAAGTAGATTCAAGTGTTACTTCTGATGCATCTTTCCCAAGTTCTTCAACGATAATTTCTTGTACTTTTTCAAATACTGCCATGATAGGACTCCTTTAAAATATAAAAAATTTATAACTATGTGTTCCACATGATTACCTAGATTGTAAGAATGAGTGTGCCCCATGTCAAACCTCCACCGAAGCCTGATAGGAGAATCGTCTGGCTACCATCTAAACGAATCATGCCATTTTCCACACACTCTGAGAGCAAAATCGGGATACTTGCTGCACTGGTATTTCCATACTCCATCATATTGGCAGGAAGCTTGTCTCGGTCTACGCCGATCTTCTTAGCCATCTTATCCAAAATGCGGATATTTGCCTGATGAAGCAATAGATAATCCAATTCTGATGCTGCGATTGGACCATTTTCAATGGTTTCTTTGATCGATCTAGCAACATCACGATTTGCAAAATCAAAAACTGCTCGTCCATCCATCTTCAAAAAAGCAGGAACTGCTTCTTGATCCGAGAAAGGAGAAGCCAAAGCCGTTTGACCATAGGTCAAACACTCGCTCCGAGAGCCATCCGTATAGAGACTTTCCACAAGGAAGTGACGTGTTTCGCTCG
This Streptococcus oralis DNA region includes the following protein-coding sequences:
- a CDS encoding acyl carrier protein, coding for MAVFEKVQEIIVEELGKDASEVTLESTFDDLDADSLDLFQVISEIEDAFDIQIEAEDNLKTVGDLVAYVEEQTK